The window CTGTTGTTCAACTACTACTGTACATGCACTTACTATAGGGGTCATGAACTATAAAATGTCTTCAGGGGCCAGCAATAAATATAAATGAGTCGAGTAAGCCTAGATAAAAGGCCATGGGTGAGACTGGAGCAAACTAGGAAGTGTATGTGTGCCCTGGGCAAAAGGGACAGCAGCTATGCTATGCTATTGGCACCATGGTGCTTGCAGAGATGTCATTACCTGATCATCAAATGAACGAGTGGATGAACAGTTAAACACCCCTTTCTCTCTAACATAGTTATAAAAAATCACTGACAGGCCTTTTGTGTGAGATGGTATGTGTTGGACCAGCAATATTCTCACCGGTTATATGAGTACCACTCCTTTTCTAAAAGTCAGAGTGTCATCTTATGCATCACACAGTCTGTAGCAAAGAAAGTTCACACAATCCCactaaagtaaaataagaaatactGTATTTTGACAATAACAAATGTCAGGAAGCAAaatctttgctttttttaaataaatagtagtAGGTATGTCTATTACTGTAATGATAAAAAATCAACTTGGAACAGTCagtaaagaaaagaagaggaagatgcagggtttgggggatgggaaaagtattttataatttatcaacCCACCTCAGCACAGTCCACAAAGATACCATCACACATGGTACATCCAGAACTTGTCCAGAGCTCAATTGTTCTCACGTTCTTTCTTCACAAATCcttagaaaaatgaaatgtgttgccgaactggttcggctcagtggatagagcgtcagcctgcggactcaggggtcccaggttcgattccagtcaagggcatgtaccttggttgcgggcacatccccactggggggcgtgcaggaggcagctgatcgatctctctcatcaatgtttctggctctctatccctctcccttcttctctgtaaaaaaacaataaaatatattttaaaaaaatgaaatgtgtttacaGCTACTCTTGGGTAATTACAACCTACATTTTATGTGCCTTCCCTTTTGAAATTCTCAtcaaagagagaaagataggGTATTATAATAATATGGGTGATTATTCATTATGGATAAAGTCTTTGAATAATGCATCAGAGATCCATTAAactaaatggaaataatatattttaactgcCCATCCACAAACCAGTTGAGGATATTGAGTAATGAATggcacagcagggcccgtggttcTTAGTCACTCTGGTTGTGGACAGATAATGAGCAAGACATGTTTGAGATCCATAGGCACATGGGAAGTTCCCTCTCACTCTGTTCTTAAGGAAACTGTACAATTGCCTTAAAAGTATTAGCAACTACAGGAGGTATCTGCCCTTTAAAATTATATGGCCATCACAGTCAGGATCTAATAAATCCAAACCTAAGGTCAAGTGTAGTATGGAGGAAAGGACATTGGATTCCAAAACCAGAGATCTAGCCTGTAGTCTCTTGCTTTGTGACCTTGTACCAGTTATCTGTTGCCACAGTGATGGTGTGTAATAAACCACCCACATCAGTGGCTTACAACAGTAAGCATTGGTTTCGGCTTGGGAGCCTGTATAGGTCAGCTGAGCAGCTCGTATGTCTGCAGAGACTGTGGGTTGGTGAGGTGCCGCTACTACTCTTAGCTGAGCTCTGTCATGTGTCCCCAGGCTCACTTGAGACAGCTGCTGATTGAACTCTGTGCTGCAAAGTCACTCATCTACCAGCAGGCTAGCCTGGACGTGGGGCAGGGCCCCCTGAGAAGGGAGGCTTGGAGCCGGAACGAAGTCCCTTCCTCTGCATTCTGTGGGCCAACACAAGTCAGGAGGCCAGCCTGGAAGGAGCCGTAGAGTCTTATCACAGAGGGGAGGAATGGGGACCATGTTTATAATCAGGCTGTCACGGTTCCGGTTCCGGGGCAGGTAGTTTGACTTCTCTGAGTAGGTGTTACCTTGCCTGTAATCCACAGGTGATTGGTTGTCCAGTTAACAAAGGGGTGGTGTAGGGGGTAAAGCCAAcgaattttaaatatatgaaaatgctgGTGGCCATGCTGGTCCTGGGAGATTCCTATTTCTAAAATCAGAAAGCACCAAATAGTTCTGGGGTTCAGAGCTGCCTGCAGACGCCCAGTCCCAGTCACTACACCCAAGGGCAGGGACTGAGGCCCGACTCACCATTCAGCAAACTTTAGGACCATTGCATTGTTTGTGGCAGGAAATAAATCGGTCTTGTCTTTGCATCTTTATTCCAGTGACCACTGGCTAAGTTTTTGAAGCATTCTCTTCTCATCTCTACCACCCTCTCAGTTTTGTGCATATTTTTGTAATATCCCTGGTAGCAGTGGTTGGAATTCAGCACAAGCGTTTTCCAAATAGCcatcttcctctctaaaaatgcCAAGCAGACGTGGGTGCTGAACATCCTCTCCACTAAATAAATGCCCTCGTGCTCCCAGCCAATAGGCACGGTCGCTCGGCCCTGCTGTGCCATTCATTACTCAACTGGTTTGTGGATGGgcagttaaaatatattatttccatttagtTTAATGGATCTCTGTGCACAGTCTTTATCTCTTCGCCTTTGAGAGCATTCCCCGTCCAGAACACCCTCTCTCCAGATGCTCTCGGCTCCCTGTCAGCAGCTCTGGTCAGCAGTGTGGCTTTCCGTTGCCTCGTGGTACATAAGGAGAAGAGGTTTCTGGGAGAACCAGGACGCAGACCCTTCAGGAGGAAAATCCACAGGCGAGGCAGAAGTCAGGCAGCCCTTGCAGGCAATGCTCTGCCAAATGCCACTCGAAACATCAAGCAGCCTTGGCGTGGATACCTTAAATCATATCCCTAATTAACAGGATGAGCGGTGTGTTTTGTTCCCACTGCAGACTGTGCTTGGGAGGTCGACAGGTTAGACCCCTCGCAGCTTGGATTTTGAAGACTGTGTAGCCTGGGTGTGAGTGAGGCTGGATGGGTGCCCTGCAGTGTGAGGGATGgagaccgggccggcaggggccAGGACGGGTTATCGAACTTGACCCTGGACACAGAGGCCTTCAGCAGCACCGGGTGGCCCTGCGCACCCACAGCCAGGCCGCCGCTTGGGACTGTGGGTGAATTTCCCCAAAACCACCTTCATCTTAAAACCTGCTTAAAGGCTAAAGGCAAACAAATCCTTTTTGAAACTTGAGTCCGTTTTAAGACATCTTTACAAAAATCCCCTCTGAACCATTAGCTGTTATGTCACATAATTTCCTTTTCCTGAGAGGAACATTCCTGGTGATTACCGCTATGAGGAATTATAAGTCTCACCCTGTAAGAAGCTCTGTTCGGTTTCCCACGGAGATAATGTGGGACTAAGGCGATTTTCTGAATTTCTACCTGAGgtgctttttcattttgctctgacTGCTaaatcctttcccctccccctccccctttccccatgCCTTTCTTGAGTTAGAAATGTGGTGTGGGATGGTTGATTTAGGACTGAGTTGATCCTAGCACAAAGTTCAGTTTGGGGGCAGAACAATAGAATTTACAATCAACTTTCTTCAGAATATATATCTTTAGatgttttcaatattattttgtaattgtATCCTgggttgttttatgtttttataatctGTGTATCCCGTGGCCAGCTGCTTCTTTTCAAAACTTTAGCTATTCAATAAATAGAAAGTGTTACCTAATCTTAGATTCaatttaagtttaatttataaatgcctttttatttttaaatgtttgtttttaattttccattttatttcccaTTATCTTCCAATCCATACATCTtgggttttattattaaaaacgGGTTGATATttgggtgtgtgttttgtttgttttttaccaactacagacaataaattttaaaacttaatttataTGGGATCCAAGGGTAACCTGTACATATCAgatttctcaagaaaaaaaaaaaattctagaagaaagtTAAAGGAGACAAATTCCAGGCCCATAGACGTGCAGCTGCCTAACAGAGCTGAGTGTCCGTAAGGGAATTGCTGTGACCACGCGAGGTGTTGTAGTACGAGACTTTAGAGGGCCCTTTGCAAAGTCACCccacttttaaaattctgtgttcCTCTGGGCTTTCAGACAGAACAGAAAGGAGGGTAGTTAACATGCACAGAGCACCTGCCTTGTGCCCGGCTCTCAGCTAACTCTTTTCATTCTTCCTACAAAACACTGACTTattcaccccattttacagatgaggaaaccgagggcCATAGAGTAATCTGCCTAGGCATAGAAGTGAGGAATCAGAACCCAAGTCCAACAGAACCCAAGCACCCTGAGCTGATCACACAGCACCTGCCGgcccctgggcccagccctgggcctggctctcCTTGCAGCAcatgagggcagggagggaacaGACCCCGCCTACTGGGGAAATAAGCTGGGACTTTCCCTAATGATGGCAGCGAACAATAGGTGGCAGTATATACACACAACAAGGGTGGTGCCGAGTTAAACCAGTAGATTTCTTTTTCTGGATCCTGTATCATTTTCAAAGAAGCACTTTAGAGAGTCATCTGAGCAGTTTGGACTAAGCATCCCTACCcactggaattttttaaaaatcaaatacaaatGTCCACCATCAGGCCAGTGGTTCTTTGCCTTGTCCCTGTGAAGCAGTGATGCTGGTTTAGACAAGCCTGCCATCCTGGCAACCCAGGGGCTccatttgccttttctttctcttctcttacaCACAGTCCTGGCTACTAGGGATGCTAAgaaaattacttctttaaaaactccccaTCGCCGGGCAGCAGTGAAATGTGTTCCACTTCGAGAGAGGTTAGGACAAAGAACTGGATTCCCGGTCTGGCCTGGTGGACAGCAGACCCACAGCTGGGTGACCCTCtgtgaccccacccccagcaccatcaCGCCTGGAGCCTCAGGAGCTCCCGAAAGCGCCCCCTGCGGCacggagtgcaggaggcaggcggctGCGGGGCCCACTGGGTCACAGTTGTGCTtctgcctgggttgggggtttcCTTGCAttcctctaggccagcggttctcaacctgtgggtcacgacccctttgggggtcgaatgacccttccacaggggtcgcctaataccatcaggaaacacatatataattacatattgtttttgtgattaatcactatgctttaattatgttcaatttgtaataatgaaaatacatcctgcatatcagatatctacattacgattcataacagtaacaatgaaaacaattttatggttgggggtcaccacaacatgaggaactgcattaaagggtcggggcatcaggaaggttgagaaccactgctctagggcgaaccgtggtggggttttttgtttttgttttttaaatctttattgctaaaagtattacataggtcctccttttccccattgacctctagGGGGAACTGcggtgtgtgtttttcttaatgACAGAAGTGAGCTCCCTTGGTTGGCTTTTGGCAACTGCCTTAACTAAAACTTTCCTTCAGTTGACCCTATTCTGTCTGTTTGAGGGAGAAAGGAGTCTTCAGAGAACTGTGGCCGGGGTGCTGGCTCAGAGAGCGTCCTTGGTCCGTCCCCCAGGGACGGGACACTAGACGACACCATGCGGCTTCATTTGGCCGAGGACCCCCCATCGTCTTCGTCGACAGGAATATAAACTCAGTGACTCACACGTTTTTATTGGGCACCAACTGTGTGTTTGGCGTTGTGCTGGGGGCAAAATATGTGGCCTAAATTATTTTTCACCTAATGGGAAATGAGTGTGGAAAAAGTAATACAACATGAGTAAAAGTTGTGATGTTATCACTTACCAAGTTATCAAGTGATCATTAGTATCCTCTGGTATGTTACTGCTGATGAATTAGGAGTCATATTGGTCACCCACTTCTCCATGTGAAGAATACATAAAACTGCTTTTTATTAGCAAAGCCAGACAGTTCTATTGGGTGCGCCCAGATCGCAAATAGCTGAGTGGATTGGTGTCCTGTCTGCTTCTGCCCAGCCTGCAGAGTGGGATGAACCTGCAGATCTGCTTTGTCAACGACAGCGGCAGTGACAAGGACAGCGATGCGGATGACAGCAAGACGGAAACCAGCCTGGACACCCCCTTGTCGCCCATGGTGAGTCAAAGCTGCCGCCGACGCTCAGTGGGTGTGCTTGGCTGGCCATGCAGCCTCTTTGCATTTCCTGATGTGGCGTGCTCCTAAGATGTGACAATGATTGGAAACCCAAACCTGTGACACAGCAGTGCTACATAAGCTCTGTTAAAGTTAGCAACTACTTTCATATTAGACCATGAGAGAAATTGCACGTGTcctaaaaaatttttaaggacCATATGCTGCACACCAATCCTTCCCTACTGGGTGTAGAAAAATGAGTACAGACCAGCAGTACGACACGTTTTAAAAGGATGGGCGGCAGGGCTCAGGGGAAAGCTCACGCACAGAGGTGATGTTCAGGGAAACCAGCAGGATGAAGTGCGTATAGTATTTCTTACTCATTCCTTGCCCACATGCTATAACAGACTGCCTTCTGATCATGGGAGCCTGTTGCCGGAATTCTTATCACTCAGTGAGGTCTGCGCATCTCTTTTCTCACCAACCAATCGTGTTTTCTTACCAAGGAACCCATGTTGGTCACTGGGTACCTGAGGTCCTGTCCACTCCAGAGAGCAACACACTGCCTTAGCTCTGGGTTAAATACATTGTTGTGTCTTTTGAGACCAAATCAAAGAAATGTCTCAAGCGTGTCATAAATCTGTTTctcctattatttatttactagaggcccagtgcacaaaaatttgtgcactttaggggggggggcgtccctcagcccggcctgtgctctatTGCAGTCTGGCACCcgtcagaggatgtccacctactggcttaggcccactcccccagggattgagcctaagctggcagacagacatccctctggcagcccggcagccctcgggggatgtccacttgccagtggggagcaggcctaagctgcagtcggacatccttagtgctgctgaggaggcgggagaggctcccgccaccaccactgtgctggcagccatcagcctggtttgtggctgagcagagctccccctgtgggagcacactgaccaccagggggcatctcctgcattgagcgtctgcccctggtggtcagtgtgtgtcatagtgaccagtcattcccagtcgttctgctgttagggtcaatttgcacattacccttttattatacaggatagaagcctggtgcatgggtgggggccggctggtttgccctgaagagtgtcccagatcagggtaggggtccttctgggttgcctggccagcctggctgagaggctgatggctgtttgcaggctggtcacacccccttcagggtgggggtccccactggggtgcctagccagcctgggtgaggggctgatggctgtttgcagttggtcacacccccttcagggtgggggtccccactggggtgcctggctagcctgggtgaggggctgtttgcaggctggccacagccccttcagggtgggggttggggggtcccactggggtgcctggccagcctgggtgaggggctgatggcctttttcaggctggccacagcagcgggctggaagcaggtatctgggatttatttatcttctataattgaaactttgtagccttgagcagagctcagggccagccagggcaggcgggaagcttggcttcctccagcgccggggcaaccaaacctcctgctggctccagctccgtggccgccaccatctttgtgacagagtgatggagtgagggtgtgacagttaatttgcatattattcttttattagataggattctgctACTCTTTATGCTAAAAATCACAGTCTGGTATTGACACTGAGGCAATAAACTACCTTTTTAGTTGAGACTGGTACAGATAACATTGTGCAGCGAGCTGAGTGGACGGAGGGGAGTCTCGGGAGGGCTCGGGGATGctctggcccctctccccaggtgCTACCCGGCATGCAACGCTCAGGGCTGCTCTTTTTCCCTTCGCAGAGCAAACAGAGCTCTTCCTATTCCGATAGAGACACTACTGAAGAGGAATCTGAATCCCTAGATGATATGGATTTCCTCACCAGGCAAAAGAAATTGCAAGCTGAAGCCAAAATGGCCCTCGCCATGGCCAAACCCATGGCCAAAATGCAAGTAGAAGTGGAAAAACAGAACAGGAAAAAGTCTCCCGTCGCTGACCTAGTAAGTAGCAGACACTGAAACGCAAGCGAGTGCCTGGTGGCTGCAAAGGGTTGGCACTGTCCCGCTCCTTTACCCGAGTTATGCAAACTTGGGTTTCTCCGAGGCAGTTTGTAAGAAATACTGTCATTGAGaaatgtttgtttccttttcctttctgctGCATCACTGAAAGATACATAAGCAGCAGATTTCACAAAAGTAAACTTTGTTCTTGATTCAGGTCTACTTTGTTTGTTAGGGACAATATTAGCTGTCATGGGACTATTTAAATTCCTTTAAAGCAAtttcagtttaagaacctattggtTGTGGCAGACTCACTACTGCTATGCTCTCAGTCCCACCTTCCAACAAAGACAGTGTAGCATAGTGGATAAGAGCCCGGCACTTTGGAGTTTAAATCTGTCTCTGTCACTGCCCTACTGTGGGGCTCTGGTCAGGTTACATAActctcagctttctcatctataaaatgggtataaacAATAACACCCGTGTCAGAGCACAGTGCTTGTGGCATGCTATGCATTAATACATAGCTGATATTATTAATTTCATCCATGTCATCGATATTATTTGAGCTCCCTGGTAATTCATTTATGTATAGAATAATGGACTCACGGTTGTCACAGCCTGTGTAAGAGCCAGTCTGAAAGCTTTTGGTTTGCGTAGGGTAGCATTTTGATGCTGATAGTGTTCCAGACATTGTAGTACGTAGGGCCTCTCGTTGAGAAAGTTAGACTGGGAAAGCTTTTAAGCCCAGAACTTGAAAGTGGGTGAATGAGAGGGGCGGTCTTTATGGGGGAAACTGGGTCTTGGGTTCAATGTACTTGCTGCTCTGTTCACACGTCCATCCCATCCCTCTGTCTCTGCAGCTGCCACACATGCCTCATATAAGCGAATGCTTGATGAAGAGGAGTTTAAAGCCCGCTGACCTGAGGGACATGACTATTGGGCAGCTACAAGTCATAGTCAATGATCTCCATTCTCAGATAGAAAGTAAGTGTCAGGTGTGCTTGAAAATGGAGTAATAAGTGGGAAATGCAATGGGACAGCACCACTTCCTCAATTTAGACCCTTTGTTCAGCATTTCattgtgctcctcctgtgggTGTGCCTGCaagttcgttctctctctctctctctctctctctctctctctctctctctccttagaaATATTCAGAAACTTTAAGAATTTTTCAAGGTTAGgtccttattatttattttaaatagcaagCACTTGGCAAGCATCTGGCTTGCAACACCTATTTCTAGAATACAATTTAGTAGTTACAGGTCATTTGTTATACAATGATATCCTCAACTTTACTGGTACATACATTCATTTGGGGTCATCAAATCAAAGTCGACTTATCTGTTGTACTCCTCCAGGTGGTAAGATTAGATAGGACCAATATGTGAAAATTACAGGGTGATGAAATGTGGGCCTGTTTCCCCCAGAATAACTGCAGTGGGGAGGGGTAGTGAGTGAGTGGCGCTCGCTCGCACTGATTAGAGGTGCAGAGAAGGTCCGTTGCTTGGCCCGATGAAGGAGAGAGCATGCCCACCTGGCCAGAGTGGTTAGGCCAGATGGGCTCACGAATCCTCTGGAACATATGGTGGCACTTACAGATAAAGCCACCTAAGGGATATGCCAACCAAATGCATTCAGACAAACTAACTATAAAAAGCATTTTTAGGAGCTAAGTGGGGAAATTGAACACTGactaaatgttttattaaatatttatttactcagATACGATGAAGATATTGTGGTTgtggtaatattttttaaaaagagccctataattttttagaaatatatactgAAGCACCAATAGATGAAATAATATGATGTctggaatttgctttaaaatagtccactaggagaaagggagagagctgCGTCAAGATTGGCTAGTTGAAGCTAGTTGCATGGGGCATTCTTAAACTATGCTCTTTGCTTTTGTATCAGTTTGGAATTTCCCATAATAAGAAGTTAAAAACTTCATATGGGGAAAAAATTCCTATGCACGATGCAGGCACTGTACTGGGTACTAGCATAAAAGCCTACCCCAAGAACACATTGGAAAAATTAGAATTGGACATCTTCAGTGTCAAGTTAATATATTCagtattgttttaaaatcaagaagagataaagaattctttcatctgcaaaataagccagtcagagaaagacaaataccattgatctcactaatatgtggaatctaatgaacaaatggAACTGGAAGCATGGATAATAGGTACATGGCACAGGCTGGCAGGAGCCAGAGGGGAGGGCGGTGGGGTGGCTGGATAAAGCAGGCGAAGGGATTAgtaaagaacatatatgcctGCCCCATGCACAGGGACAATcgtgtggtgaaggccaagggagggggaggctgagggaggagcggggggggggggggaggctgagggaagtgagggtgggcaaagggggtgatgggggagtcagcaata is drawn from Myotis daubentonii chromosome 3, mMyoDau2.1, whole genome shotgun sequence and contains these coding sequences:
- the SCHIP1 gene encoding schwannomin-interacting protein 1 isoform X3, with the protein product MCLCAKAFSVLHTLIRFPASSSLQSSFHLDPAQKNERESIRQKLALGSFFDDGPGIYTSCSKSGKPSLSSRLQSGMNLQICFVNDSGSDKDSDADDSKTETSLDTPLSPMSKQSSSYSDRDTTEEESESLDDMDFLTRQKKLQAEAKMALAMAKPMAKMQVEVEKQNRKKSPVADLLPHMPHISECLMKRSLKPADLRDMTIGQLQVIVNDLHSQIESLNEELVQLLLIRDELHTEQDAMLVDIEDLTRHAESQQKHMAEKMPAK
- the SCHIP1 gene encoding schwannomin-interacting protein 1 isoform X5 yields the protein MVHQENCSYQAQKNERESIRQKLALGSFFDDGPGIYTSCSKSGKPSLSSRLQSGMNLQICFVNDSGSDKDSDADDSKTETSLDTPLSPMSKQSSSYSDRDTTEEESESLDDMDFLTRQKKLQAEAKMALAMAKPMAKMQVEVEKQNRKKSPVADLLPHMPHISECLMKRSLKPADLRDMTIGQLQVIVNDLHSQIESLNEELVQLLLIRDELHTEQDAMLVDIEDLTRHAESQQKHMAEKMPAK
- the SCHIP1 gene encoding schwannomin-interacting protein 1 isoform X4: MNLDSDGMDDIISQESPLDMEGNYKKAQKNERESIRQKLALGSFFDDGPGIYTSCSKSGKPSLSSRLQSGMNLQICFVNDSGSDKDSDADDSKTETSLDTPLSPMSKQSSSYSDRDTTEEESESLDDMDFLTRQKKLQAEAKMALAMAKPMAKMQVEVEKQNRKKSPVADLLPHMPHISECLMKRSLKPADLRDMTIGQLQVIVNDLHSQIESLNEELVQLLLIRDELHTEQDAMLVDIEDLTRHAESQQKHMAEKMPAK
- the SCHIP1 gene encoding schwannomin-interacting protein 1 isoform X6 encodes the protein MRENLSDRSWHSGASLMMAQEFIPAAAKVGSQAFPLGDLQSGMNLQICFVNDSGSDKDSDADDSKTETSLDTPLSPMSKQSSSYSDRDTTEEESESLDDMDFLTRQKKLQAEAKMALAMAKPMAKMQVEVEKQNRKKSPVADLLPHMPHISECLMKRSLKPADLRDMTIGQLQVIVNDLHSQIESLNEELVQLLLIRDELHTEQDAMLVDIEDLTRHAESQQKHMAEKMPAK